One Bombus affinis isolate iyBomAffi1 chromosome 10, iyBomAffi1.2, whole genome shotgun sequence genomic window, ACAGCGGTTCCGTTCGACAGAAATAGGTCTGAAACACGCGTAATTCTAATCTGATTCGGCCTAATCCGAAGCATTCGTGCAATTTCTTTGAAATATCGGTGTTTCAAGGTGCACAAGGGAAAAGCAAATCATTTCCGTTTAGAATAACGAGCGTATGACGCATAGGGTAATTGGTGCGATCGAGTAGAGATTTGCTTCGAAATTTACGGATATCTTTTAAGCGTAATAAACTGTACTTCGGGCGGCGATGTACTAGTACAAAGTGGAGCGTTTGCATGAATCTGTTTAACCGAAGGTCAACGATCCGATAGCCCGCCGATAGTCTCTGCCACACCATAGGCGCGTCCGCCGTGTACAGATCGTCCTTCTCTTGTAACTTTCTGATCGCCAGGACGCGAAGATTCAGCGAAAAGAAATCGCTTTCCTTGATCGAGCTCCGTCTGCGAGCCTCGATCGAATTGTCTCTCGTACTCTGTCTTTTGGCAAACATATTACGACAAACTGAAAGAAACTATCCGCAGGAAGCTTAACGAGCTtgatatttcgtatatttctcGGTTCCTCTGATATCTCTGATAGAGGAATTTCAATTGGAAATTTTCGATCGTTTCACGCGCACAAATTTCACCTAACGTTGCTTTCAAACTTCCCGACGATTCTCGACTTTGAAGTTGTTCCCTTATCGAATCCTCGGCTCGACGTATTCGTTCGCAGACACATTCGGAATTTCTGTATTAACGCGttatacaatttttctttctttttcccacAAAATGCGAGTTTAAGTTAACCGTAACGCTTGTCGTATACCGAATCTCCAGGATATCGGTTACCTATGGAAATGGACGTGACCGAGGAAAAAGACGAATTCGCGTTGGGAGTGGAGGCTCGGATGAAAGCTCCTCTCGAATGGCACTCGTCGGCCGAATGCAGAATATCGGACTTGAGGGAGTCGCAGTACGACGAAGCTTTGCGTCTGATCAAAGTTTAGCTACGAAACGAAATCACGCAGCGTACGAAGCCGTGTCGATTCGCCGCGCAACCTTTTTCACCACCTTCGTATCCGGTTGTAAGTGTCTGGTCTGAGAGGTTGTAGCGTCATCTGATTTCCACAGCGCCATTTCTTTCGCGACGAGCCCATGTGCAAGGCGTCCTCGTTGCTCCAAGACGAAACGTCGGTGAACGGTTACCTGGAGCTCGTAAGAACGTGGATGAAGGACACGACAAGCCTGATCGCTACCAGTATGAAATCTGGTCGTGTGGTTGGAGCGGTTGTCGCGCGAATTAACAGCGACCCTGAGAAAACCGACACTTACCATCGTGTGCAGGTACGATCGCGATTTGCGCCGCGAAAGGCGGTCGCGTTGGCGATAACCTTCCAGCGAAGCTTCGACGGGGCAAAAACCTCGAGAACGAATCCTCTTACTTAACGCGTTTTTAACGAGTGCCACGCCGCGATTAACGAGCGGATCGTCGCGATGAAACGCAACGCGTAGCTGCGGAAATTGTCGAAAGAGCgaaagaaattttacaaaattcggAAATTCGCGTTAAAGATTCCACGTGATTTTGTTATATTCGAAAAAGAAATGTTAGTCCAAGGATTCTAACGGGGATGCGTTTCCATCGCGTAGATCCTGCAAGGAGAGAGTCTGCGCAAGATCATGCATCTGCTGAACACGTTGATCAAGCAAGCGAATGCGCACAAAACGTTCGGTCAGCAGGAGTATTACTGCGTATACGTTCTCTGTGTACATCCGTCTTATCGAGAGAAAGGCGTGGAGATCGCGTTGCTGAACGCTTGCGTGCAAGTTGCGGTGTCTTTGAGAATACGAGCGATCGGTGGCCTTTTCACGTGCGGCGCGAGTCAAACATGGGCGCGCAGCGTGGGCTTCGAACTTCTTTCCGAGATCCGTTACAGTTTATGGATTCTCAACGATCGAATCGTCTTCGACGATCCAGGAAGAGGAAATTACTCGGCCGCTATGATGGGCAAGTTGATACCGCCGGAAGAAGAATCGGAGGAGTCGAAGGAAGATAAAGTATCGTCCGTCGATACAACGTCGAAACAAAGAAACTCGCTTGGCTGCAAGTAGAATTATTATCGTACTTGCAGAAATAAAATTCTAACGTAAAAGTAGACGCGTGTACGTATAAACGATTAAGAATAAACGAtcatttgcaaaaaaaaaaaaacgttgttTCAATGGAAAAATGTAAAGGAGATTATTTCGTTTGTATTTCTTAGCCATGTTTTGTTCCTAATTTTCTGGTCAAATTTAGTTTCTATTTCGACGATCATCTacggggaacagcaagtaatttcaacatagaaattctttaACGATTCTAAAATTcttaatagatgcaccttggtatgttaccaacgaaacgatcaTCGCGACCTCAAGATGCCCAcgatcaaagaagaaatatccaaattcaataatagatataacataagagttaacaaccaccaaaacccactaGTTACTCAATTTCTTGACACgtcggatcagatccgcaggctaaaaagacattacccttTAAATTTAAGcactagattcaactagaatcaaacacgCGATAAACAATCATCAAACGCGAcatagtaccacgccagaaaaatttactcataattctcaatgagaatcgattgtaaaattcatccagatgaaaaaaaagaaaaaatttcgACGATCACGACTGTAACCTCGTGAACTAAGACGTTCAGTTATTGACCAAATACGAGATTTACGTTCTCGAAATAGGAAACCTACATTACCAACGATCAATGTTCATTTTCATTAAACGACTATGAACAACGATTCCGAGATGGCGGTATAAGCGAAGCCAGCTGCACCGAAACCATTTTCCGGGAATTTCCCGGGAGTGCCTTTTGGACACCCTTTCTCCCTTTATCCCCTCCCTTACGTTACTTTCGAATTCAGTATGCGAGGGATCGTGAGTTCACCCCACGTGAAGGGTAGCTTTGTAGAATGGAGTTTCACCCTATAGGATGGGGAAACCATAATGCCGCCCAGGCAAAGCCGCGCCATTTTGTAAATCAAAGGACCAAAGGGACACGATGAAAATTCTCCGCTTTCCAGAATATTTTCCACGATATCTTTCCTAACGTTCAATTAATTCTATTCGTTATAAAAATTTGCGGGAACAACGAAACTGCGTTTAACGCCGATTCGAAGTCCAAGCTACGATCGTCGCGCCTGTGTTACCAGTCGTTTTCTACGTTGGCGAATCGTCATTACGAATCGTAATATTTCGTTCGACGATACACCATCTTGTTTAGCAGGATCTTCGGCCGAAGCGTACGACAAAACTTTCGTAGATAAATTTCGATCGGTTAGGAAGAAATTCGAAGTTTCATCGTTGTCCTCTCTCTCGTTTTTCGCGCTCCACGCTTATATTATTTTCTAACTTTTCACGCATAGCTTTACAATCGTATCTGTTCGAATTTTGATTCGACCATCGACGTATTCAACGTCTTCCGGTCTTCTATGAAACGAAATACAAAAGTGGATACAAAATTTGTGGTGTTTTTGAAAAATATGCGTTGGTTCTTACAGATCGTCGTCTTAGTCTGTTTCTAGTATTAAAGAAGGAATTGCGATTTTTTTAAGGAATTACGAATAGAAATGGAAGGAATATGATTTTTAGCGAAATCACGAAATAAACTATCCGGTTTCTGACGAAATATTTATCTTCCTATTTTCAGACACGCTTATCTAACTATTCTTCGCTATTATACGAATATTTTGTAGCAGGTCGCTTACGTAATACGAAGATTCGATTTACTATTATCACCCACTTTTACAGTGTTTTCTTATCGGTAACGTTATAATCTTGCTTTATCTCGAACGAAATTGTAACTGGATCTATCGAGCAAAATTTTCGATGAATCTTTTCTTCGTTCCGGACTAGTcgtggaaaatttataatacgATAAACGAGTTTAACGCGTAACGACGTAAATATAATATCGTTGGAAACCTAAAGgacaatttacaaaaataagaTCGACAGATAGCAGCTGGAAGTAAACttcatataattaaaattatatatcgtCGTACGAGAAATTGCATTAATCGAATAGCATCTGTTTTTTCGTCCGTATACGACGTAAAATTAAATACGCGCCGTGAAACCTAATTTATATCGGTATATTTGTCAAATATTCGTGCGAAACGTGCAATTGAGAATTTCGTTATTCGTATTTCCTCGTCCCATTCAGTGGCGCCATCTGCAGTTCGCGAAGTTTGCGAATCGCCTTTCCTTACCGCCATTTTCTTTTGCCACGCGATTAATCTCTTTTGAATTTTTCCCACTAAATTATCTACAAATATCTGGGAATATTTTTTCCGCCAGACGGCGCGCCTGTCGGATATCCGATTTATTTTCTTCCCACGAACTTAATCGTGAGAAAATTAATGTCGTTTAATCCTAGaaaaagaattacgcgagaacAACGATGAAACGAACGACGTACGAGTAATTATCGGACGTCCTACTCGATTTAGTAAAACATTCCAAAGAGAATGCGACACTTAGGCTCGAGGAAAGAACGCGATTCCGATCGACAACGAAGGTTAACCAAGGGCTCGTGGTGTTTGGTTATTAAGACTCGTTCGACTAACATTCTAACGACTGTTCGCTGAAAATTCTTTCGGTCGAGCGATCGTCGTAAAAGCAAAGATTCCAAGCAGTAAAATCTTTGAAAAAATGTATACCGTTTATTTATTAGTCTGTTACGGATGGCccaaaatacaaaattttatcgTTGCTGTACGGTGcccgaatttttatttttatttcgataaGGTCGCTATACACGTTCGAAGAGTATTTGTAGGATACGCTGTAAGTGGGAAAATGGAAAAACGTCGATTTTTTTATTGGTAAATATTCTATTGTACATACCGATGATAATATTGTGGAATAATATTAAAATGCCACTTCCCTTTATAAATTAACGATGCCAGAAAATGGTAACATCGCCTCTATAGAAAAAAAGTACACGTGCCAATAAACGTTAGTTAATTATTTCTCGACTTGTATCCACGTGGTCTGTCTAAACGAACGAAAGATGGAGTTTTCTTCGTAACGAGAGAAGCGACACAGGATTTTCTATAAACGCGCTTCACTTTTTCACGAGTTTCGACCATACTGATGCATGAGGTTCCTTTTCCTGCTGAAAAGCTCGTTTCTTTGCACTTACAAGCTTCTAGAGGCATTTCTCATTTTTTGGAAGAATCGTACGATTATTCTTATTATGTTATTTTGGGAAAACTAAAAGGGAAACGTATATGTAAAAATGGCGTTGATATCGTTTACGGAAGAAATCgaagataataattttatttatgaacGCGAAAACGCTTCGGTTCAGAACGTCCAGACACGAAAAATAAGACAAAATAATTGCAATGTTTTAACGTGGCCAGGTCGTTTACCAGATTCGAATTCCATGGAAAATGAATAAGAAAAGTTTATGTCATTTGCCGGCAATAAAATTAAATCAGCGAATTATCAAACGCGGTAAACGAAGCGAGGACGTCTATCGATAAGAAAACTTGACAAACAATCTGTTGCAAAATTTGACTTCGTCAATGGCAAATGGCGTTTTTCACGTAAATCGAAAAAATGGCAGCTACTCGAGCTATCGATATGGAAAGAGCGAAGAAATTGTCGTTGATTTCTATTTTATTCGGCTTTATTTCAGGTTTCATAGAAAATTGTCACTGGAACGTAGCAATCGCAAGATTTTATCGAAAGATATCGATGGCTTCGTGGAAATTTCGCAGATTGTACGTGCGATACGATAGAAAGTTTCTAATAATTGAAAATTGTCGTACGACAACGGAGCGTTTCTCTGTTCGCTTTCGTGCAAGATACAATCTACGACAAACCGAGAAACTTCCTGTAGTTCTTTGCTTCTTTGAAAAAAAATATCGCTACTCCTCTGTTAAAATgatactattattactattatcgttattattattatcattgccacctaatgacaaaaccggCAATCACTTAGTCGCCAACCCAATATCTAACGTTTcgttaaatagaaaatttatatagaaCAGAACGACTATTTTATATACGTAACATAATAGCTTGAAGTATTAACGAACAGAAATGAATTTGTTTTATTGGACATTCGTTCGTTCAACACGTACGCGATGCGCTCGTCTCACGGCGTTTTCCTTTTGTCTTCCTCTCTTTCGTTCCTCGCTCGTACAATACGAACGTACGAGCGTCTATTTTCTAACATTTCTAAATAGATAGGGtatggaattttcgatgttcaATTCGAACGAAAcacgttaaaaaaaaaattcctcTAACCTTCTTCCATTTGCACTTCCGATGGCAATTTACAGGAAGAAGCTACAAGCAGAGACGAGAAACATTAAAAGGATGTTACATCAAACGAACACGCACTTCCTCCTTTTCCACTGTGTACGTTCTCATCAGATTTCACGTCGTGTAATTTCCTTCTTCTCTCCTTTTCGCAGGTGAAAACTGTCAGGCTCGCTTCTATCGATAGAAGGGTCGTTCCTTCGCTTTTAAGTCTAACCCACAACGTCTACGTTTTCGTCCTTACTCTCGGATCGGTCTTTCTTTAGCGCTTTGAAGAAGCAAACGCGTAAAAATTGGTCCGAACCTATAGAGGTAACTGGAGGCGTTGCCACTGGCAACCGATTGTACAAGACACATAAGAAAATTGTAGAAGACCCTCTTGATCCCTTTTCGGCGAAACTTTGCTGGAATTTTTGCCGATCGTATCACTTATTTTTCGACAAGCTCGTTAGGAGAAATCGTTGAAGAAAAAACAACGTATCGAACCTTGGTTCGCCGAACGTCGTTCGTAAATCGTTCTCGTAATTTCACTGTGAGAATCGTCAAGGTTCCGAATAATTAAGCGATGTTTTTGACGACAACAGTAGTCCGAATGAAAATTCTCTGAACGTAGAATTTCACGCGAAACATCGATGAAAGAGCATCTGCCGCGTGAAACTGCgtaatttttctttccaggCGAGACGCGCATTTCCTTAACGCGATAAATTTTCCAATCCAAACGGAAATTAACTTGTAACGATATCGTAACAATTACCGTCTGAATAATCGAAAATACGAACCctacgtgtaatttattttacttgTTAACTTATTTATGTAATACCGCGCAAGATGGTTCAGAGTTAGAGAGCCTTTCGCGATCAAACGTTAAGTTTCCTTCTCGTTAAGAAGAAATTAAGCGACTTGTAAACGTAAAAATACTCCCTGAAACGCTGTTTCTATCGAAAATGATAAATCGGCACGTCCTAAACATAGTAAGAACGTTAGTATCACCGCTATTACGGTGTTCTATAGATTATTCTATAGATGCAATACGATATTTCGCTGACGATCATTACAATGGAAACGCGATGTAGATAATATTAGATATCGGatctgtatttattttttcttcgtaAAATGATAACCCGTTACCGTGTCAGAAGACGTGTCATAGAAATATGTAAATTTGGTAAAAAATACACGGAATACGAGTGGAAAAGTTTTCTGCAAAAACTAGACGAAGAAGGTCACGAACTGCAATGGAAATAAAATCCATTGTTCGAGGCCGCTTTTGAGAGACATGAGCCACGATTTCCGGGAGCGAAAAGGAGGGGGGGCCAACGACCCTTCGCATTGGGTCGAGAAAATATAAGCGAGGTCGATATTGAGaacacgaggaacgagaaaAGAGGGGAACGACCCCCGAAAATCCCTAATGCGTTCCATGAGTTTTCCAGGAGgcacgacgccatggaaatcgaGAACGTCGATACGTCCAAATATTCGAATAAACGTTGCATCGAACGTCTCGTATTTTCGCATCATTTCTTTACTGCGAATTCCTATACGTTTAAAAGCGTGCGTACACCTCGCGTTTCCTCGTATTTGGTCGATTAAACgtttcattcgaacgaaatcgCCCAATAATCTGTCTTAAATAAACGGATAAAATAACGTTACGACGATCCGCTAGAAAATCGTATTGATATACCATTTTCGAAGGACACGTGCGGTCGTAATTAATCGTTATTCCGATGTTCTCACGGGGACAGCATCGGCCGAGCATCGTcgcttttcaatattttttttctcACGGGACCACGTATACGGGGAAGTTGGACGAAACGAGCTTCTCTATTGGTACGGTGAAATAAATTTTCTCATCGATGGCGAATCAAAGCTCCCTCGGAGCAGTGACCCAAATCCGAAAAGGGGTAACGACCCCGAGAGAGCCGGCAATCGCCCCCTGGTCGAATCCGTTTGTTCCCCGTTCCTTCTctatttctctccttttttttctctctattttttcttttttctttcttttttttttttttgttttcgaTTGCAAATGGCGACCGCTCTTTGAATGTCgactgtctctctctctctctcgctctatctctctctctttctcgctctgTGCGCGTTTATGCGCGCGGCCAGTGGAAACCGGGCCGCTGTCCTTGCGAAGCCGTGTACCAACCTCGACCGGTGAACGAAGCACGTGCAACCTTCTCTCTTCCATCCTTCGCCGTGCTTTTTACCTGCGATATGTGTGTCTAAGTGTGTATCCAGGGCCGTACGCTAATTATACGAAGGGACTGCAACGTCCTCCCTCTGCTTCCCTAAAAAATACACACGTGCGTGCTCGCGAGCCACGCGTTTCGAGAGTTGGCAGTGCGGATGCCCCTGTGCGTTACTTAACGGGAGGATAGCCGTCGAAATCGATTTTCCCTGCGTACACGTACGTATGCCTCTACCGAAATACGGAAACGATCGCGAAAACCTCGTAGCTGAACGTAGAGAATTTTCCAAGTTGCCCGATGCCACGTCATACCCGTTGTCGCGTCTTTGATCGTCGAACGATTTCGGGAAGATTCGTCGAAGGTGGAAGGAAAAAATTGACTGGAGGTTCGTGTCTCGTGGAAAATCCAGCGAGCATGCGTCGATACGCTCCTGGATGGAGCGGAAAGATGCGTGTATTGGAGCGTTTCCATCGTATGAATGGTGGTATACACGTGCAAGTACCTAATGCCTATGAAACGAGAGAAGATCTCGTTAGCCATTCAGCTTTGCTTCACACGTCCATTCAACCCCCTTACCAATACGACGAGTAAAAAAATTCTTCGTCGCCTATGAAGGCTACTTCCGGGTGGAAACTAACATGTCGAACCATTTCGAGCGATGAATAACACTTAGACCGTTTCTACGTACTGCCTGCTCGGTAAATCAAGCTAGGTAATAAATATCGAACGAAAGTACGATGTTTTATTTTTAGTTTCAAACGTCCCGCACTTCCAACTAGAACCTTCCTATATTTTTCGACCTTTTTATTTCGTGCCGGAAGAGAAATTCGATTCGAAGTTTCGGAAACCATCGAACACGTAGTTCCGCTGTAACATTGTATTAAAAATAACTTAGATTCCATTTAGCACGACGAAGCTCGGAAAAACAACGAAACGCGTTAATATATTTCGATACAACGAAATGCCAGTTTCGATTACATCGATCTATGCTGTAAGATCGTCGAAACGACAAACAGATCGGAGAAATGGAAGATTTACTTCAAAATCGTTCGACCGTTGTATATGGCAAATGTAAAATTGTACGTCGTCGACAGTTTGACGTTGGTGAAGGGCTGGCACTGCAGCTTTGTACACAGAAACGGACGTTCCAGGCACAGGAGATTTTCAGGTCAGATTTCCCGGCACAAAGCAAACTTTGGTCAGAAAATTCCTCGCTGCCTGCCGAAGGTTTAAGAATTCTGTACCAGGCTAACGTATATCTACGACACCACCCTAGAGTGCTGTTAGGTCGACGCACAAGCGTCTATACACGCCCAATGAGCCCTGAACATGCCGGCTTCTAGGAATCCATAGGCGTAGGATTAGCTCGCCTAGCTAAGGTCCGCTGCTCTATAAGAATTATCGTGAAAAACTGTTGTTCAAGTAAATAATCCTCGTTCCTTCCATTTGCAAGTCGTCAAATTACTCGATAAGCAATCGTCACGCTGTGAAATATCGTTGGTCGATAGCTGCTATTCGTTGGAAATTGGAATTTTCTCTTATTTCATAGACATTTGGAAAATAGAATCTTCCACGAAGTAAGTGGTCAAAGGCAAAATGGTAGAAAATTTTCGGCGATGTAAAATTCGGGAAGGACGCGAGCTTGTGCGTTTTTTTAATTGAACGACAAATACTAATTACATTTTGACCTCGTTTATTAACATCGTTtcgtgtattttatatttacgtcAGATCGTTTTTCTTTGCACTGGAAAAGAAACGGTAGTTAGAAAACATCGTTTAAGGATATATGTCGTTAgagataatattttataacgcgtTGCTTTTATCGAACATTGTCGTTTCTGCTATATCTTATTGCTAACGTATGGAGGTTATACGAAAAACGTTGAAAAAGTTTTCGTGACGCGAACCGACTCGATATCGCAGACAAATTTCCTTCCCACGTTGGAAGCACAGAAAATATATAAGGTGGTAATTTTATGAAACAAGTCGTAAATACTAATTTCTATatagttttatcgactatgatAATATTTGCATTTTTATCGTAGTCAACGGTATATCGGAATGCGTTACAAAATTGCGATAGAGAAATTAAAAATGCTGGAATGCTAAATAAAACTTTAAAACCGCTGAACGACTGATATCGCGAAACGTTTATTAGTTTTCCGTACTTGTATAATATTCATCAAGCGGCAAAGGCTTTAATAAATCCATGAATCGATACTAATACCAATTAATACAAATGCTCTCCAATAAACACTAGTTCATCGGAGATCGTGTCTCGATTTACTGAAATCGAAGCTTTATAAAATTTTCCGGGTCTCGACTGCCGATAATAATTacttacaattttctacctcgTCTCAGCGGCAACGAGTAAAAACGAAAATAACGAAAGAACGGAAACATCTTAGCTGTACTATCTTTTTCCAATGAAAAATTACCGTCTGTTCCCAGTTATTCCATCTTTCGTCGGGGAAACAACCGTTCGCCcaatttgtaaaaaaaagagTGGCCATATTTTCTGAACGGCTTACAAATTTCCATCGATCACGATTATCGAACCGATTATACAACCGATATAGAGGATTAAATAAAAAGCGTGGGAATCCGATGGCTAAGATGGTCTCGCGCAAGATGCTTGCAAACAGGAGATGGTGAAAGCTGGCTGTGCGAGATGCGCGCTACCGGAAGCGGATTATCATTTTCCGCGTTGAATTTTCGTGGAGCAAAAAGAATGGGGGAGAAATTGTAAGAGCGCTGAGGGGTCGGTGCGGCGGAGGGGAGAACACTTTTTTCCCCAGCGTTGCGAAGGGAAAGAAGGGAGAAAGGACACATAAATAAAAGCATCCCTCCAGCGGAGGTCTCGCGCCACAGGGTGGCCAAGAGGGTCACGTTTGCCGCGCTTTTTCGACACGGGCCACATCGCGAAATCTAATTGGTCAATCGGGAAACAGCCATCTTTTGAATGGGCGTAGCCGCTCGTTAATACAGGGTGACTCACCCCTGCCTGCAGGAAAGCCTATGCCTCCCGTCCACTAACCTTCTCCCTTAACTTCCCGCTTCCCTCTCTGCGCCACGACCCTACGTTTacccttttctttctctctgcaCGATCTTCCTTCTCTTATCAACCCTCGTGCGTTTTCCTTCTCACCCCTATTCACCTTCTCCTCCCTGTCACGTACTTTCTCTTTATCTTTCTCCTTCCATCCTGCTGACTCTCAGCTCCCGCCATCGTTCCCCTTCGCGCTGTGTCCTTCTCCATTCGCAATCAGCTTTCCCCTCTATCTATCCGCTTCCGTCTACTAGGTATGCCTTCGTCCCTTTCTATTTTTACGCCCGATATCTCGACGCCCCTTCGACGCTTTCCCAGTTCACCCTCCTGAAAGTTTTACGGTGCTAGCAGCCCTTACCACGTCTAACCATCGACGCGACCCTGATCGGCCGCAAGGGCCTCCGAGGCAGATGATACCCGGAACAACTTTCCTTTTCCAGGTTTACGGCGTGCACGAGGACGAAAAGACGAGATACGTCCCAGGCTATTTCCAGGACCGGCGCGTTCCCGATGCGGCCCCGACCACGCACGCTCCAACCAGTCAGGCTACTGCCTCCAGAAAAGACGACTTTTACTTT contains:
- the LOC126921056 gene encoding uncharacterized protein LOC126921056 — encoded protein: MEMDVTEEKDEFALGVEARMKAPLEWHSSAECRISDLRESQYDEALRLIKRHFFRDEPMCKASSLLQDETSVNGYLELVRTWMKDTTSLIATSMKSGRVVGAVVARINSDPEKTDTYHRVQILQGESLRKIMHLLNTLIKQANAHKTFGQQEYYCVYVLCVHPSYREKGVEIALLNACVQVAVSLRIRAIGGLFTCGASQTWARSVGFELLSEIRYSLWILNDRIVFDDPGRGNYSAAMMGKLIPPEEESEESKEDKVSSVDTTSKQRNSLGCK